From one Bacteroides intestinalis DSM 17393 genomic stretch:
- a CDS encoding YtxH domain-containing protein — protein sequence MENRNSSLWIGLGIGTVIGTLAYRFSRTSKAKKLKEKVFNAFHKITGQTEDLLDEAKEKVADTGKVVVDKAVDKVQDGADAVKDALKGAKKDVKQGAEKAKTEIKEGYEDVKKRSK from the coding sequence ATGGAAAATAGAAATTCTAGTTTATGGATCGGCCTGGGAATAGGTACGGTCATCGGTACTCTGGCTTATCGTTTCTCACGTACTTCAAAAGCCAAGAAATTGAAGGAAAAAGTATTTAACGCTTTTCATAAGATAACCGGTCAGACGGAAGACCTGTTAGATGAAGCTAAGGAAAAAGTGGCGGATACCGGAAAAGTTGTAGTGGATAAGGCAGTCGATAAAGTTCAAGATGGCGCTGATGCTGTAAAGGACGCATTGAAAGGTGCGAAGAAAGATGTCAAACAAGGAGCTGAAAAGGCCAAGACAGAAATAAAGGAAGGGTATGAAGATGTAAAAAAAAGAAGCAAGTGA
- a CDS encoding outer membrane protein yields the protein MKKLFLLAMIALASVGINAQTVKGEGSLMGNIGYQTNYERFGLGVQGRYAIANNLRIAPDVTFYFPKDKITGLDVSVNFHYVFNFKKDGQGFSVYPLAGIGMQNNFYGKKSMEVDGKEIEIDRSNSTKFAFNLGGGITLPISERSYLNAEARFMFAKDDNVAIMLGYGYRF from the coding sequence ATGAAAAAATTATTCTTGCTGGCCATGATTGCATTGGCATCTGTGGGCATAAATGCCCAAACAGTTAAAGGTGAAGGCTCTTTGATGGGCAACATCGGTTATCAAACGAACTATGAGAGGTTCGGTTTGGGAGTACAAGGACGTTACGCGATAGCGAATAATCTCCGGATTGCTCCGGATGTAACTTTCTATTTTCCTAAAGACAAGATTACCGGATTGGATGTGAGCGTGAATTTCCATTATGTATTCAATTTCAAGAAAGACGGTCAGGGATTTTCCGTATACCCTCTTGCAGGCATCGGCATGCAAAATAATTTCTATGGGAAAAAGAGTATGGAAGTAGACGGTAAAGAAATAGAAATAGACCGAAGCAACTCCACCAAATTCGCCTTTAATCTGGGAGGGGGTATTACACTACCTATCTCCGAACGTAGTTATCTGAATGCCGAGGCTAGGTTTATGTTTGCCAAGGATGACAATGTAGCTATCATGCTGGGATATGGGTACAGATTCTAA
- a CDS encoding NAD(P)/FAD-dependent oxidoreductase, with translation MDLHSGLPYWIVRNSLLDYFHPLEDDLSTDIVIVGSGITGALMAHELCRAGIECCVIDKRSIATGSSAASTALLQYEIDVPLCRMAKIISEENAATAYHACLQSISDIKKVLKETGVDAGFEQLSSIFYASSSADNKLLEQEYEIRQKHELPVNLLKKQEIRKRYKVKVPGNALVNETSAQMDAYRAATGLLTYHMKENGLKVFTHTNIKKCTETSDGCIMITDKGNKIKCGYVIVATGFEAGQFLPQKIMDLTSTYALISHPVAPEYLWPEHCLIWETADPYLYIRTTDGNRIIVGGEDEKFSDPEHRDSLLRKKIRILERKVRKLFPDIPFKTEMAWCGTFSSTKDGLPFIGNWPGKERIFFDLGYGGNGITFSMIGAQIICHKLQDIKDERSHVFGYDRIEKYW, from the coding sequence ATGGACTTACATTCAGGTTTACCCTATTGGATCGTCAGAAATTCCCTATTGGACTATTTCCACCCTTTGGAGGATGATCTGTCAACAGATATCGTCATCGTAGGTTCGGGTATAACAGGCGCTTTGATGGCACACGAATTGTGTCGTGCCGGAATAGAATGTTGCGTGATTGACAAACGCAGCATCGCAACCGGAAGCTCTGCTGCAAGTACCGCTTTACTACAATATGAAATAGACGTACCCCTCTGCCGGATGGCAAAAATCATCAGCGAAGAAAATGCAGCAACCGCCTATCATGCATGCCTGCAATCCATTTCTGATATAAAGAAAGTACTAAAGGAAACAGGTGTCGATGCCGGATTTGAGCAATTGTCCAGCATCTTTTATGCCAGCAGCTCGGCAGACAACAAACTTCTGGAACAAGAATACGAAATACGGCAAAAGCATGAATTGCCGGTCAATCTGCTCAAGAAACAAGAAATCAGAAAACGATATAAGGTGAAAGTGCCCGGCAATGCCCTGGTGAATGAAACATCCGCACAGATGGATGCCTACAGAGCTGCAACCGGACTGCTCACCTATCATATGAAGGAGAACGGTCTGAAGGTCTTTACCCATACCAACATAAAGAAGTGCACTGAAACATCTGATGGCTGTATCATGATAACAGACAAAGGAAATAAAATTAAGTGCGGATATGTAATCGTAGCCACCGGATTTGAGGCCGGACAATTCCTTCCCCAGAAAATTATGGATTTGACTTCTACTTATGCACTCATATCACATCCGGTAGCCCCCGAATATCTCTGGCCGGAACATTGCCTGATCTGGGAAACAGCCGATCCATATCTTTATATCCGTACCACCGACGGAAACCGTATTATTGTAGGTGGTGAGGATGAAAAGTTCAGCGATCCAGAGCACCGTGACTCACTACTCAGAAAGAAAATCCGTATTTTGGAGAGAAAAGTCAGAAAACTATTCCCCGATATCCCTTTCAAAACAGAAATGGCATGGTGCGGTACCTTCAGTAGCACCAAAGACGGACTACCTTTCATCGGCAATTGGCCCGGCAAGGAACGAATATTTTTCGATCTGGGATATGGCGGAAACGGAATCACTTTCAGCATGATCGGAGCGCAAATAATTTGTCATAAGCTGCAAGATATCAAAGATGAACGTAGTCACGTTTTCGGCTATGATAGAATCGAAAAATATTGGTAA